The following proteins are encoded in a genomic region of Magnolia sinica isolate HGM2019 chromosome 1, MsV1, whole genome shotgun sequence:
- the LOC131258297 gene encoding probable glutamate carboxypeptidase LAMP1 has protein sequence MPFLEENLLEERKSPTSKTSKTTYLLFISISISLLLFTASPPPKSTYHSLYVSVSESENVTVSHHLLILTRRPHVAGSPANADAASYVLSTLTSHSLRTHISSYHVALNYPLSRSLTLTRAHPLGPTITFSLDQEIYAGDPYADVAREAVPTFHAYARSGSVAGNVAYVNYGRVEDYATLKGMGVNVSGTVVLVRYGKIYRGDIVRNAYEAGAVGVVVYTDTKDYGGGVDGKWFPEDRWMPPSGVQVGSLYIGAGDPTTPGWASTSACERMDDEEIERGGGIPLIPSLPVSSADGEAIMEAIGGHVAPDDWQGGAESIDYRVGPGPGFLNLTYNGNQTITTIQNVFGVIEGVEEPDRYVLLGNHRDAWTFGAVDPNSGTATLLEVARRLEKLQKRGWKPRRTIILCNWDAEEYGLIGSTEWVEENREMLASRVVAYLNVDCAVSGAGFHVSSTPQLDKLLKQATQQVQDPDNSSQTVYESWIQSNDSQMVGRLGGGGSDFASFIQHVGVPAVDMFYGGEYAVYHSLYDDFVWMQKFGDPMFHRHVAVASIWGLVALKLADDEFLPFDYVSYASELQRSTKELENEILGKPISLSPLYKSIEQLNKAATKINDQRKALEGNGWASMWGKDPLKVRELNDRLMMAERAFTDRDGLFGRPWYKHLIYGPSNHNDYGSKSFPGVDDAIEKAKSSNTTESWKSVQHEVWRVSRAVTHASLVLNGKFT, from the exons atgcCTTTCCTTGAAGAAAACCTCCTTGAAGAGAGGAAATCTCCCACCTCAAAAACATCAAAAACCACCTACCTTTTATTCATATCCATTTCCATCTCTCTCCTACTTTTCACAGCCTCTCCTCCTCCCAAATCCACCTACCACTCCCTCTACGTATCCGTATCCGAATCCGAGAACGTCACCGTATCCCACCACCTCCTCATCCTCACCCGCCGGCCCCACGTCGCCGGCTCCCCCGCCAACGCCGATGCCGCATCCTACGTCCTCTCCACTCTCACTTCCCACTCCCTCCGGACCCACATCTCATCCTACCACGTGGCCCTCAACTACCCCCTTTCCCGTTCCCTCACCCTCACTCGGGCCCACCCGCTGGGCCCCACCATCACCTTCTCTCTCGATCAGGAGATCTACGCCGGTGATCCGTACGCTGACGTAGCCCGGGAAGCCGTCCCCACGTTCCACGCCTACGCCAGGTCGGGATCCGTGGCGGGAAACGTGGCGTACGTCAACTACGGACGCGTGGAAGACTATGCAACGTTGAAAGGAATGGGAGTAAACGTATCCGGTACGGTGGTTTTGGTGAGATACGGCAAGATATATCGCGGGGACATCGTACGGAATGCATATGAGGCGGGCGCCGTGGGAGTGGTGGTGTATACGGATACGAAGGACTACGGTGGTGGAGTAGATGGGAAGTGGTTTCCTGAGGACCGTTGGATGCCGCCGAGTGGGGTCCAGGTGGGGTCTTTGTATATTGGGGCCGGCGATCCGACCACACCTGGGTGGGCCAGCACTAGTGCATGTGAAAGGATGGATGatgaagagatagagagaggaggagggatTCCATTGATACCGTCGCTGCCAGTGTCCTCGGCCGACGGTGAGGCGATCATGGAGGCAATCGGGGGACACGTGGCGCCTGATGATTGGCAAGGTGGAGCAGAGTCGATCGATTACCGGGTGGGCCCGGGCCCAGGGTTTCTGAATCTCACCTATAAT GGAAATCAAACAATAACGACAATCCAAAATGTCTTTGGTGTGATCGAAGGAGTAGAAGAGCCTGATCG ATATGTCCTTCTGGGCAATCATCGGGACGCCTGGACATTTGGAGCTGTTGATCCTAACAGTGGAACTGCAACATTACTAGAG GTAGCTCGAAGGCTGGAGAAGTTGCAAAAGAGAGGATGGAAACCTCGACGAACGATCATTTTGTGCAACTGGGATGCTGAAGAATATGGCctg ATAGGATCGACGGAATGGGTGGAAGAGAACAGGGAAATGCTTGCTTCTAGGGTAGTTGCTTATCTGAATGTAGATTGTGCAGTCTCTGGAGCAGGATTCCATGTTTCTTCAACTCCTCAGCTCGACAAACTCCTCAAGCAGGCTACTCAACAG GTTCAAGACCCAGATAACTCTTCCCAAACAGTATACGAATCGTGGATTCAATCAAATGATTCTCAAATG GTTGGGAGGTTAGGAGGAGGTGGATCAGATTTCGCATCATTCATCCAACATGTTGGTGTTCCTGCCGTCGACATGTTCTATGGAGGAG AATACGCCGTGTACCATTCACTGTATGATGACTTTGTCTGGATGCAAAAGTTTGGGGACCCAATGTTCCATAGACATGTGGCAG tggcaAGCATTTGGGGACTTGTTGCTCTTAAACTGGCTGATGATGAGTTCTTGCCTTTTGATTATGTCTCCTACGCGTCTGAGCTCCAA AGAAGCACAAAGGAAttagaaaatgagattttggGAAAGCCTATTAGCCTGAGCCCTTTATATAAGTCTATTGAGCAGCTAAACAAGGCAGCCACTAAAATAAATGACCAAAGAAAG GCATTAGAAGGCAACGGATGGGCATCAATGTGGGGGAAGGACCCATTAAAAGTGAGAGAGCTAAATGACAGATTAATGATGGCTGAACGAGCATTTACAGATAGAGATGGGCTTTTTGGAAGGCCATGGTACAAGCATTtg ATTTATGGGCCATCAAACCACAACGACTATGGATCAAAATCATTTCCAGGTGTCGATGACGCAATTGAAAAGGCAAAGAGCTCAAACACTACAGAGTCATGGAAATCAGTACAACATGAAGTATGGAGGGTTTCAAGAGCTGTAACACATGCATCTCTTGTTCTCAACGGAAAATTCACATGA
- the LOC131249377 gene encoding bifunctional pinoresinol-lariciresinol reductase 2-like, with amino-acid sequence MGGRKDRVLIIGATGYIGRRLVKASMALGHPTFALYRPEIASDAEKVQMLIRFKMEGVTLLQGSLEDKESLVEALKQVDVVVSAVAGNHLRHAILDQLTLIEAMEEVGTIKRFLPSEFGMDVDRMEHAIPPGDYVFKDKRVIRRAIEKAKIPYTYVSANCMAGYFLAALAQLGHFMPPTDHVYIYGNGDKTDKDCIWVDEDDMAMYAMMAVDDPRTLNKTLYLRPPVNILTQMEVVKIWEKLIGKELKKTFVTQEEWLGNMDKMPPPLQIGVAHLYQIFYHGDLEFEVKGPHGVDSHDLYPDYKYVTAGEYLKRFA; translated from the exons ATGGGAGGAAGGAAAGATAGGGTTTTGATCATTGGGGCCACTGGTTACATAGGAAGAAGGCTTGTCAAGGCTAGCATGGCCCTGGGCCATCCGACATTTGCCCTTTATCGACCGGAGATTGCATCCGATGCCGAAAAAGTCCAGATGCTCATCAGATTCAAAATGGAGGGCGTAACACTTCTTCAA GGTTCTCTTGAAGATAAAGAAAGCTTGGTGGAGGCATTGAAGCAAGTAGACGTTGTGGTGTCAGCTGTAGCTGGAAATCACCTTAGGCATGCTATCCTCGATCAGCTCACTCTCATTGAAGCCATGGAAGAAGTGGGAACTATCAAG CGGTTCCTTCCCTCTGAGTTTGGGATGGACGTGGATCGGATGGAGCACGCAATCCCCCCTGGTGACTATGTGTTCAAGGACAAACGTGTGATTCGGCGGGCCATTGAAAAGGCCAAGATCCCCTACACTTACGTCTCGGCCAACTGTATGGCTGGCTACTTCCTGGCTGCTCTGGCGCAGCTGGGCCACTTCATGCCACCCACCGATCATGTCTACATCTATGGCAACGGCGATAAGACCGACAAGGACT GTATTTGGGTGGATGAGGATGACATGGCAATGTATGCTATGATGGCCGTTGATGATCCACGGACACTGAACAAGACTCTCTATCTCCGTCCACCTGTTAACATACTCACCCAGATGGAGGTGGTGAAGATCTGGGAGAAACTGATTGGAAAAGAGCTGAAGAAAACCTTCGTTACACAGGAGGAATGGCTTGGCAACATGGACA AGATGCCGCCTCCACTGCAaatcggggtggcccacctgtACCAGATCTTCTACCATGGGGACTTAGAGTTCGAAGTAAAGGGCCCACATGGTGTGGACAGCCATGACCTGTACCCGGACTACAAGTACGTCACTGCTGGAGAGTACCTCAAGCGTTTCGCCTAA